TGTTGAGATCAGCATTTTCAACGATCATTCCCGCAATCGCTTTTACACCGCTGATGGAAATATAATCAGGACGTTCGATTTTGTATTTCAGATCATGACTGCTGTGCGTTGGCATAATACGGCTGTTTGAAATGACAGCAGTTACTTCTTTCAATCCATTGCCTAAGTCTTTTTCAGTAACTGTATCAACTTTCAACAATGGTGTATGATATGCATGATAGATGGTGAAAGCCATGTTACGATGTGCGTCACTCTCTAATAAAAAGCCGGGGTGTGCACGACCGAAATTTTTCTTGAAGCCGCCAATTTCAATTTTACCGTACTGCGGATGATCATATTCATGCCAATCAACAAATGCATCTTTAAATAAAAGATAAGTATCAAAGTTGAAGTTGGTATTATCCTGCGGGTTACGGGTTGCGTCTTTATTAAAAAATAAAAAGGGCGTCCATAATTCGTTTGAATAAGTGTAGATGCCACGGCCACCATAGAACCAATCGAGTTCACCACCGTAAGCAGGGTAGAGGTCTTTATGAACAACGAGATAACGGTAACCGGGAATCAACTCTTCACCTTTCTTTGCAATAATATCATACACCTGTATGTCTTGCGGATTGTAAGTAACCTGGTCTGTTGGATCACCGGGGCCACGTAAGATCATACCACCTGCATTGTGATACGATTGTGCTCCTGCAATATTCGGATGCTTCATTACAAAGTCCATCACTGCTCTTGTTTCGGGTAATGAGAAGGGATATTTATACGCACCATTCTGTATATAGTTTGGTTGCCATCCCCAGCCCCAATCACGGTTAGGATCGTATTGAAAAGTATAACCGTCTTCGTTCACCACACCATCACCATCATTATCTTTTCCTTCAAGACCAAGCATTTCATATTCACCTTTTTCATCGGGTCCAACCTGTATCATTCTGCGTGGATCAGACGGATCAACACGTAAACGTCCATTTGGATTTTTGCGGCGCATGATCAATACTTCAT
The DNA window shown above is from Lacibacter sp. H375 and carries:
- a CDS encoding M14 family metallopeptidase; protein product: MKFQIKQFIVSTAFSFTALFATAQTADQVFKASGSPANPKVAISWNRYYDHAGITDILKKIAAAHPELAKLQSIGKSFKGRDIWCLTITDFKTGNTDQKPGMYIDGNIHSNEVQGAEFSMYTAWYLTESFKDTRFIKELLADKVFYIVPTINPDGRDSYFHEPNTGSSPRSGVLPVDNDRDGLVDEDGYDDLDGDNEVLIMRRKNPNGRLRVDPSDPRRMIQVGPDEKGEYEMLGLEGKDNDGDGVVNEDGYTFQYDPNRDWGWGWQPNYIQNGAYKYPFSLPETRAVMDFVMKHPNIAGAQSYHNAGGMILRGPGDPTDQVTYNPQDIQVYDIIAKKGEELIPGYRYLVVHKDLYPAYGGELDWFYGGRGIYTYSNELWTPFLFFNKDATRNPQDNTNFNFDTYLLFKDAFVDWHEYDHPQYGKIEIGGFKKNFGRAHPGFLLESDAHRNMAFTIYHAYHTPLLKVDTVTEKDLGNGLKEVTAVISNSRIMPTHSSHDLKYKIERPDYISISGVKAIAGMIVENADLNITTEQTSNPEKIKVENIPGLSTVTVRWVVQGSGKYTISVDSKKGGVAKK